A genomic segment from Cyanobium sp. NIES-981 encodes:
- a CDS encoding FecR domain-containing protein, with product MRSHPPRQPPLRQPLRRVWWPLVLVPLAVLPPTPAAAREAATVQEILDGREFYVDGREARVKQRAAAPQEISTRKSRGQIRFDTGAAGRVNRFSQLRLGSGCFLLRQGQILVSGPQSGCTRSARMSVRGTNYILEVREDGQAELSVLEGAVEVEPLRDGEAVQDGEPPQDGAPAPSTRVEAGQRVTLSPAGVVLTLLRLNAGDYNAIFGGSLFEGFSTPLPAFGSLESYVRRYVPGVNLPSLPVTPSLPIPGLSFPRFF from the coding sequence ATGCGCTCCCACCCCCCGCGGCAGCCCCCCCTGCGGCAGCCCCTGCGGCGGGTCTGGTGGCCCCTGGTGCTGGTGCCGCTTGCCGTGCTGCCGCCCACCCCCGCTGCGGCGAGAGAGGCCGCCACGGTGCAGGAGATCCTCGATGGCCGGGAGTTCTACGTCGACGGCCGGGAGGCCAGGGTGAAGCAGCGGGCCGCGGCGCCGCAGGAGATCAGCACCCGCAAGAGCCGGGGGCAGATCCGCTTCGACACCGGGGCGGCCGGCCGGGTGAACCGCTTCTCCCAGCTCCGACTGGGCAGCGGCTGTTTCCTGCTCCGTCAAGGCCAGATCCTCGTCTCCGGTCCCCAGAGCGGCTGCACCCGCTCGGCGCGGATGAGCGTGCGCGGCACCAACTACATCCTCGAGGTCAGGGAGGACGGGCAGGCCGAACTCTCCGTGCTGGAGGGCGCGGTGGAGGTGGAACCGCTGCGGGATGGTGAAGCCGTGCAGGACGGTGAACCCCCGCAGGACGGTGCCCCTGCCCCGAGCACGCGCGTGGAGGCCGGCCAGCGCGTCACCCTGTCGCCCGCCGGTGTGGTGCTGACCCTGCTGCGCCTCAATGCGGGCGATTACAACGCCATCTTCGGCGGGTCACTGTTCGAGGGCTTCAGCACCCCCCTGCCGGCTTTCGGTTCGCTGGAGAGCTACGTGCGCCGCTACGTGCCCGGGGTGAACCTGCCGAGCCTGCCGGTCACCCCCTCGCTCCCGATCCCTGGCCTGAGTTTCCCGCGGTTCTTCTGA